A genomic window from Cytobacillus suaedae includes:
- a CDS encoding PaaI family thioesterase, whose protein sequence is MEEVEVVKAIQDDYPEEFAWCYGCGRMNEAGHKFRTGWLDERTVTVYNPKPEHKAIPGFVYGGLLASLIDCHGTGSAALALHRKNGHEVGDGAEPPRFVTGSLHVDFLKPTPEGVSLKAVGTIHEIHPKKWRVETEVFAGDTLCARGEVIAVVMPSTFVAK, encoded by the coding sequence TTGGAAGAGGTAGAGGTTGTTAAGGCGATACAAGATGATTATCCTGAGGAATTTGCTTGGTGTTATGGGTGTGGTCGAATGAATGAAGCGGGTCACAAATTTCGTACAGGTTGGCTTGATGAGAGGACTGTAACCGTTTATAATCCAAAACCTGAACATAAGGCCATTCCAGGGTTTGTTTATGGGGGACTGCTTGCTTCCTTGATCGATTGTCATGGTACAGGTTCAGCAGCACTTGCCTTACATAGGAAAAATGGACATGAAGTTGGTGATGGGGCAGAACCACCACGTTTTGTCACAGGTTCACTTCACGTCGACTTTCTAAAACCAACTCCTGAGGGAGTTTCCTTAAAGGCTGTAGGAACTATCCACGAAATACACCCGAAAAAGTGGCGAGTGGAAACAGAAGTTTTTGCTGGGGACACTCTTTGTGCAAGAGGAGAAGTAATTGCAGTTGTGATGCCTAGTACATTTGTAGCGAAATAA
- a CDS encoding acetamidase/formamidase family protein, with amino-acid sequence MIHKLNLETGNLHGSFNNEYTPILTVESGDTIQATTPDIQWGYSPSKTVEREIYRSAVNEEKPGHPMVGPIFVKGAKPGMVLEVRLNEIVPGWYGRNWAGGMKNWQNEKLGITNEEKLEVDWELNTTTMSGSCRFGDTKFHVGLSPFMGLLGVAPAESGTHSTPPPRYCGGNIDCKELVRGSSLFLPISVEGALFSFGDGHALQGDGESSGTAIECAMDLVDFTLIIHDGMQLEMPRANTPAGWLTFGFNEDLNEATAVALDEMVKLMSEFYGISKVEATALSSVAVDLRVTQVVNGVKGVHAVLPHGVIRK; translated from the coding sequence GTGATACATAAGCTTAATCTTGAAACTGGAAATTTACACGGTTCGTTTAATAATGAATATACACCAATTTTAACTGTTGAGTCGGGCGATACAATTCAAGCAACCACTCCAGATATTCAGTGGGGCTATTCACCTTCTAAGACGGTTGAACGAGAGATCTATCGGTCAGCGGTAAACGAAGAGAAGCCTGGCCACCCAATGGTTGGACCTATCTTTGTAAAAGGTGCTAAACCAGGTATGGTTCTAGAAGTCCGATTAAATGAAATCGTTCCTGGTTGGTATGGTCGTAACTGGGCTGGAGGAATGAAGAATTGGCAAAATGAAAAACTAGGAATCACGAATGAAGAAAAGCTAGAAGTCGATTGGGAACTCAATACAACAACCATGTCTGGTAGCTGCCGATTTGGAGATACAAAATTTCATGTAGGACTGTCTCCTTTTATGGGCTTATTAGGTGTAGCACCAGCAGAGTCAGGAACTCATTCTACACCACCACCTCGTTATTGTGGGGGGAATATTGACTGTAAGGAATTAGTACGGGGTAGCAGCCTATTCTTACCTATTTCTGTTGAGGGTGCACTGTTTTCCTTTGGGGATGGACATGCATTACAAGGAGATGGCGAAAGTTCAGGAACGGCCATTGAGTGCGCAATGGATTTAGTTGATTTTACATTAATTATCCATGATGGTATGCAACTTGAAATGCCTAGAGCTAACACTCCTGCCGGCTGGCTAACATTTGGATTTAATGAGGATTTAAATGAGGCAACAGCCGTTGCGCTAGATGAGATGGTAAAACTTATGAGTGAATTTTATGGTATTTCAAAAGTAGAAGCTACCGCTCTATCTAGTGTGGCCGTTGATTTACGAGTCACTCAAGTTGTTAATGGGGTTAAAGGTGTACATGCTGTTTTACCTCATGGTGTGATACGAAAATAA
- a CDS encoding VOC family protein, with protein sequence MKAQISLITILTNDVPVMKNFYNVVLGFEIKNDMDNYVEFSSEGVRFAICNREIMTGVTGGHPSYKDSKSGQAFELAFPCESPEDVQKTFDEIISKGATPVKAPATMPWGQTTAFFADPDGNIHEIFSN encoded by the coding sequence ATGAAAGCACAAATTTCATTAATAACAATATTGACCAATGATGTACCAGTGATGAAAAACTTTTACAATGTGGTTCTTGGTTTTGAAATAAAAAATGATATGGATAATTATGTTGAATTTTCATCTGAAGGTGTTCGGTTTGCTATTTGTAATAGAGAGATTATGACAGGGGTAACAGGAGGGCATCCCTCTTATAAGGATTCGAAAAGTGGACAAGCCTTTGAACTTGCTTTTCCTTGTGAATCTCCAGAAGATGTTCAAAAGACATTTGATGAAATTATTTCAAAAGGTGCTACACCTGTGAAAGCACCAGCTACTATGCCATGGGGCCAAACCACTGCTTTCTTTGCTGATCCAGATGGTAATATTCATGAAATCTTTTCTAACTAA
- a CDS encoding GNAT family N-acetyltransferase — protein MFPTLETDRLQLREINLEDAQNIYDLFSNEEVTRYYGQETLTNIEQAHQFVTFFDKNYKEKRGIRWGIQIKGTSTLIGTIGFNAWSPKHKRAEIGYELHPNHWRKGFATEAVSKVISYGMTELELTRIGAVVFIDNKPSNDLLLKLGFEKEGILRNYMYQNGIPHDTNVYSLIK, from the coding sequence ATGTTTCCTACTTTAGAAACTGACAGGCTTCAACTAAGAGAAATTAACCTAGAAGATGCACAAAATATCTATGACCTCTTTTCAAATGAAGAAGTCACAAGGTACTACGGACAAGAAACACTGACAAATATAGAACAAGCCCACCAGTTTGTTACTTTTTTTGATAAAAACTACAAAGAAAAACGAGGGATTCGCTGGGGAATTCAAATTAAAGGAACATCAACACTCATAGGAACGATCGGCTTTAATGCTTGGTCTCCTAAACACAAACGAGCAGAAATTGGTTACGAACTCCACCCTAACCATTGGCGAAAAGGCTTTGCCACAGAGGCGGTTTCAAAAGTGATCTCGTATGGCATGACAGAATTAGAATTAACTCGTATTGGTGCTGTCGTTTTCATTGATAATAAACCTTCTAATGATTTATTACTAAAGCTCGGCTTTGAAAAAGAAGGCATTCTACGAAACTATATGTATCAAAATGGGATCCCACACGATACTAATGTATACTCTCTCATTAAATAA
- a CDS encoding UDP-glucose/GDP-mannose dehydrogenase family protein: MRKISIVGTGYVGLVTGVCLAEIGHQVTCIDSNVEKISILLNRKSPIYEPGLDEYIQRNMNEERLSFTTSHRDAFKDVEVIYLAVGTPQNSDGSANLDYIFQAAREIGEHVSGEIIVVVKSTVPVGTNDKVKQCIEENALNSLKIEIVSNPEFLREGHAIYDTFYGDRIVIGASSERAAKVIAGINEPFNIPIIHTDVKSAEIIKYASNAFLATKISFINEISTICEKVGANIEDVAYGMGQDSRIGSQFLKAGIGYGGSCFPKDTKALVQIAGNVEHSFDLLESVIRINNKQQLKLVEKALLRFGSLKGMKVALLGLAFKPNTDDVREAASIVLVERLLEEGAQVTVYDPVAMDNARKVLKDQVDYANSLHEALDLADMAFIVTEWDEIKEFPLEEFEKLMNTPIVFDGRNCYRLEEVEQYAMEYHSIGRAMVKAPQLTL; this comes from the coding sequence ATGAGGAAAATTTCGATCGTTGGAACAGGCTATGTGGGCTTAGTAACAGGTGTGTGTCTTGCTGAGATAGGACATCAAGTTACTTGCATTGATAGTAATGTAGAAAAAATCTCAATCTTACTCAATAGAAAATCACCGATTTACGAACCTGGTTTGGATGAATATATTCAAAGGAATATGAATGAGGAGCGTTTGTCCTTTACCACGAGCCACCGTGATGCATTTAAAGATGTGGAAGTGATTTATCTTGCGGTTGGTACTCCACAGAATAGCGATGGATCCGCCAATTTGGACTACATTTTTCAAGCTGCCCGGGAAATTGGTGAACATGTTTCAGGTGAAATCATTGTCGTTGTAAAAAGCACTGTACCAGTAGGAACGAATGATAAAGTTAAACAGTGTATCGAGGAAAATGCACTAAATTCATTAAAGATAGAGATCGTGTCTAACCCGGAATTTTTAAGGGAAGGTCATGCGATCTATGATACGTTCTATGGAGACAGAATTGTAATAGGTGCATCTAGTGAGAGAGCTGCGAAAGTCATTGCAGGAATCAATGAACCTTTTAATATACCAATCATTCATACTGATGTAAAAAGTGCTGAAATAATCAAATATGCATCGAATGCATTTTTAGCAACGAAAATAAGTTTTATCAATGAAATCTCAACCATTTGTGAAAAGGTTGGAGCAAATATCGAGGATGTAGCTTATGGAATGGGTCAGGACTCAAGGATAGGTTCTCAATTTTTAAAAGCGGGAATAGGATACGGTGGATCTTGTTTTCCAAAGGACACAAAGGCACTTGTTCAAATTGCAGGAAATGTAGAGCATTCATTTGATTTACTTGAGTCTGTTATTCGAATTAACAACAAACAACAACTAAAACTTGTTGAAAAAGCATTGCTCCGATTTGGTAGTTTAAAAGGGATGAAAGTGGCTTTACTAGGTTTAGCATTTAAACCAAATACGGACGATGTACGTGAGGCCGCATCAATTGTATTGGTGGAACGTCTTCTTGAAGAGGGGGCGCAGGTTACGGTTTATGATCCTGTTGCTATGGATAATGCTAGAAAAGTGCTGAAGGATCAGGTAGACTATGCGAATAGTTTGCATGAGGCGTTGGATCTCGCAGATATGGCGTTTATCGTGACAGAATGGGATGAAATTAAGGAGTTTCCACTTGAAGAGTTTGAAAAACTAATGAATACACCGATTGTGTTTGATGGGAGAAACTGTTACAGACTAGAAGAAGTCGAACAATACGCAATGGAATACCATTCGATTGGTCGTGCAATGGTAAAGGCCCCGCAACTAACATTGTAA
- a CDS encoding FkbM family methyltransferase, which yields MSNLYRNIVEMPFVTKVWSRYPKIWKHLVNVGLFIKYKTINFEKLPSSIKLPSSFDLHINPEENRGRALLIRNGMIQEGLARFWVSSVHSFSPTIVLDVGVNYGEYLFTVKYPKSTKIYGIEANEQLLSYIDKSLENHPNKSQFNIIHAFATNREQQTQSFYIDKNWSGTSSGNATNYEKVEKKVVPTITVDSILREVNLKKERILFKIDVEGYEALVLEGMEQTIKSSKHLLGIIEFDSIYLQKAGTNLHVFLNKLNTNFYVYMFNKDGQLLKIDNLSLETLQKTLKSKHIHTDLILSTTEL from the coding sequence ATGAGTAATTTATATAGAAACATAGTTGAAATGCCTTTTGTTACTAAAGTTTGGTCAAGGTATCCAAAAATCTGGAAACATTTAGTTAATGTAGGGCTTTTCATAAAATATAAAACGATTAATTTTGAAAAATTACCATCTTCTATTAAGCTACCTTCATCCTTTGATTTGCATATTAACCCTGAAGAAAACCGAGGAAGAGCACTTCTCATTCGGAATGGCATGATTCAAGAAGGACTCGCTCGTTTTTGGGTAAGTTCTGTTCATTCTTTTTCTCCAACAATCGTACTAGACGTTGGCGTCAATTACGGTGAATATCTGTTTACAGTGAAATATCCGAAATCAACGAAAATATATGGTATAGAAGCAAACGAACAGCTTTTAAGCTATATAGACAAATCCTTAGAGAACCATCCAAATAAGTCACAATTCAACATCATACACGCTTTTGCTACGAATCGAGAACAACAAACACAATCCTTTTACATCGATAAAAACTGGTCAGGCACTTCATCAGGCAATGCTACTAATTATGAAAAAGTAGAGAAAAAAGTGGTTCCAACCATTACTGTGGACTCTATTCTAAGAGAAGTAAATCTGAAGAAAGAACGAATTCTCTTTAAAATTGACGTAGAAGGCTATGAAGCATTGGTACTTGAGGGAATGGAACAAACCATTAAAAGCAGCAAACATCTTCTAGGTATTATTGAGTTTGATAGCATCTACCTTCAAAAAGCAGGAACGAACTTACACGTTTTTCTAAACAAGCTCAATACTAACTTTTATGTCTATATGTTCAACAAAGATGGACAATTACTTAAGATTGATAACCTATCACTAGAAACACTTCAAAAAACACTAAAATCCAAACACATCCATACAGACCTCATCCTCTCAACAACCGAACTATAA
- the odhB gene encoding 2-oxoglutarate dehydrogenase complex dihydrolipoyllysine-residue succinyltransferase, whose amino-acid sequence MIEITVPELAESLTEGTIGEWLKKEGDSIEKGEAILELETDKVNIEVTSEHSGVIKELLFQPGDTVEVGQVIARLAEGGTGEVTEEANDTEKADDTEEVESVEESKTEEPSAAQEDTKRNQPVASPAARKRARELGIDLNEVSGRDPLGRLRVEDVEAHEKTAEKGSGAKEKPTSGNGKSVDKETKSQIEDKDDNIERIKMSRRRQTIAKRLVEAQHSAAMLTTFNEVDMTAVMDLRSRRKESFYNKHGVKLGFMSFFTKAVIGALKEFPLLNAEIQGDEILLKKFYDIGIAVSAEEGLVVPVVREADKLSFAGIEKEIGNLSEKAKTNKLGLQDLQGGTFTITNGGIFGSLFSTPILNTPQVGILGMHSIQKRPVVVDDNDTVKVRPMMYIALSYDHRIVDGKDAVQFLVRIKQLLEDPEDLLLEG is encoded by the coding sequence ATGATTGAAATTACAGTACCAGAATTAGCCGAATCTCTAACAGAAGGAACAATCGGTGAATGGTTAAAAAAAGAGGGTGACTCCATTGAAAAAGGGGAAGCCATTCTTGAACTTGAGACAGATAAAGTAAACATTGAGGTTACTAGTGAGCATAGCGGAGTTATTAAGGAACTGCTTTTCCAACCCGGTGATACAGTGGAGGTAGGTCAAGTAATTGCTAGGTTAGCAGAGGGTGGAACTGGTGAGGTTACTGAAGAAGCAAATGATACTGAAAAAGCAGACGATACTGAAGAAGTAGAATCTGTAGAAGAATCAAAAACAGAAGAACCGTCAGCAGCTCAAGAGGATACAAAACGAAATCAACCCGTAGCATCACCTGCGGCTAGAAAAAGAGCAAGAGAATTAGGAATTGATTTAAATGAGGTTTCAGGGCGAGATCCTTTAGGGCGTCTAAGAGTTGAGGATGTTGAAGCTCATGAAAAGACAGCAGAAAAGGGAAGCGGAGCAAAGGAAAAGCCGACGTCAGGAAACGGAAAGTCTGTTGATAAAGAAACTAAATCTCAAATTGAAGATAAGGACGATAACATCGAAAGAATCAAAATGTCTAGAAGACGCCAAACCATTGCTAAAAGGTTAGTTGAGGCTCAGCATAGTGCGGCAATGTTAACAACATTTAATGAAGTGGATATGACAGCAGTCATGGATTTACGCAGCAGACGTAAAGAGTCCTTTTATAACAAGCATGGTGTGAAACTTGGGTTCATGTCATTTTTCACAAAAGCAGTAATTGGAGCTCTTAAGGAGTTTCCATTATTGAACGCAGAAATTCAAGGAGATGAGATTCTTCTTAAGAAGTTTTACGACATTGGAATAGCCGTGTCAGCGGAAGAAGGATTAGTTGTTCCAGTTGTTAGAGAAGCAGATAAATTAAGTTTTGCAGGGATTGAAAAAGAAATAGGGAACCTTTCTGAAAAAGCTAAAACGAATAAGCTAGGTTTACAGGATCTTCAAGGTGGAACCTTTACAATTACAAATGGTGGCATCTTTGGATCACTTTTCTCAACACCGATTTTAAATACACCACAGGTTGGGATATTAGGAATGCACTCAATCCAAAAACGTCCGGTTGTTGTAGATGACAATGATACTGTTAAGGTTAGACCAATGATGTACATTGCGCTATCATATGACCACCGCATTGTTGACGGAAAAGACGCAGTCCAATTCCTTGTACGAATTAAACAACTACTCGAAGACCCGGAAGACTTACTGTTGGAAGGATAA
- a CDS encoding phosphatase PAP2 family protein codes for MITKWVNHLHHWECGLFLSLNSRFDRQHLNLFFRQITHLGGARFTISITIALILISFMPLKMWAIESAVALATSHMLVSFIKKLYPRSRPYLSVTHAKVVDNPLRDHSFPSGHTTAIFSLITPYVIHMPILAIFLYPLALLVGASRVFLGLHYPSDVLVGSVIGTLFGILVVFLL; via the coding sequence ATGATAACGAAATGGGTCAACCATCTGCATCATTGGGAATGTGGTTTGTTTCTTTCATTAAACAGTCGTTTTGATCGTCAACATCTTAATTTGTTTTTTCGCCAAATCACTCATTTGGGTGGTGCTAGATTTACAATTAGTATCACGATTGCTCTTATTCTTATTTCATTTATGCCTTTAAAGATGTGGGCAATTGAAAGTGCCGTAGCTCTTGCGACAAGTCATATGTTAGTAAGTTTCATTAAGAAACTTTACCCGAGATCTCGCCCTTATCTTTCTGTTACTCATGCTAAAGTGGTGGATAACCCTCTAAGAGATCATTCTTTTCCATCAGGTCATACGACAGCCATTTTTTCACTAATTACTCCTTATGTCATTCATATGCCAATCTTAGCAATCTTTCTGTATCCACTTGCCTTGCTTGTAGGGGCATCCCGTGTATTTTTAGGATTGCATTATCCCTCAGATGTATTGGTAGGCTCCGTTATAGGAACATTATTTGGTATTTTAGTAGTCTTTCTTTTATAA
- a CDS encoding ring-cleaving dioxygenase, whose amino-acid sequence MNGLKGIHHVTAITSSAEKNYEFFTYVLGMRLVKKTVNQDDIQTYHLFFADDKGSPGTDMTFFDFPGIQKGSHGTNEISKTSFRVPSDAAIDYWEKRFDRLEVKHTGVKEQFGKKTISFVDFDDQQYQLISDENNKGVKSGTPWEKGPIPLEYAITGLGPLFIRIANFDYFKEMMEKVLQFKEIAQDGDFHLFEVGEGGNGAQVVVEDNSTLPQSFQGFGTVHHAAFRVEDRSVIDEWDQRLRSFGFQTSGFVDRYFFGSLYARVAPQILFEFATDGPGFMGDEPYETLGEKLSLPPFLEPKRDQIEKLVRPIDTVRSTIEFRKE is encoded by the coding sequence ATGAACGGATTAAAAGGAATACACCATGTGACTGCGATTACAAGTAGTGCAGAGAAAAACTATGAATTTTTTACCTATGTATTAGGAATGAGGTTAGTTAAAAAAACTGTGAATCAAGATGACATTCAAACGTATCATTTGTTTTTTGCAGATGATAAAGGAAGCCCTGGGACAGATATGACTTTCTTTGATTTTCCTGGAATTCAAAAGGGGTCGCATGGGACGAATGAGATCTCTAAGACTTCTTTCCGTGTTCCAAGTGATGCAGCCATTGATTACTGGGAGAAGCGTTTTGATCGCCTGGAGGTTAAACATACTGGTGTGAAAGAGCAGTTTGGTAAAAAGACGATCTCATTTGTTGATTTTGATGATCAGCAATATCAATTGATTTCGGATGAGAATAATAAAGGGGTTAAATCTGGAACACCTTGGGAAAAGGGACCAATACCTCTTGAATATGCGATTACTGGACTTGGACCACTATTCATCCGAATTGCAAACTTTGACTATTTTAAAGAAATGATGGAAAAGGTGTTACAGTTTAAGGAGATTGCACAAGATGGTGACTTTCATTTGTTTGAGGTAGGAGAAGGTGGAAATGGGGCACAGGTTGTTGTAGAGGATAACTCAACACTTCCACAAAGCTTCCAAGGCTTTGGAACCGTTCACCATGCAGCATTCCGAGTGGAAGACCGTTCAGTGATTGACGAGTGGGATCAACGTTTGCGTAGCTTTGGTTTTCAAACATCAGGCTTCGTAGATCGCTATTTCTTCGGTTCTTTATATGCTCGAGTTGCTCCACAAATACTTTTTGAATTTGCAACAGATGGACCAGGTTTCATGGGAGATGAGCCATATGAAACGCTTGGAGAAAAGCTCTCTCTACCTCCATTCCTAGAGCCGAAACGTGATCAGATTGAAAAACTTGTGCGTCCTATTGATACAGTGCGGAGTACGATTGAATTTAGAAAAGAATAA
- a CDS encoding glycosyltransferase family 1 protein, with translation MKIAIFTDTFTPQVNGVARTFQRLVDYLDQNNIEYRLFVPEAKEEDLYSNQIFRFASLPFFLYPECRLALPNVFHIKKELEQFQPDLIHIATPFNMGLTGLFLGKKLNIPIVGSYHTHFDRYLKYYDLQFLSKWLWRYMNWFHRSFQKTFVPSFETKDEVERNGFSNVHIWSRGVDCEKFNPSFSCLGVREKYEIKAPYIVSYVGRLAPEKDIDVLMNTAEQLPLEVQSKIHWLIAGDGPLYEELQKSKPPNMTFTGYLKGDELAEIYSVSDLFVFPSSTETFGNVVLEAHASGTAVVGARAGGVQEIIQHNQTGLLCEPGNVEEFAANISKLIMNPIRMREMGLNARNYAKTQSWDSIFANLLLNYEEVINPKHEATKSRVANL, from the coding sequence ATGAAAATTGCTATTTTTACTGATACTTTTACTCCTCAAGTTAATGGTGTTGCCAGAACGTTTCAACGCTTAGTTGACTACCTAGATCAAAATAATATTGAGTACCGCTTGTTCGTTCCGGAAGCCAAAGAAGAGGACCTCTATTCAAATCAAATCTTCAGGTTTGCAAGTCTTCCTTTTTTCCTATACCCAGAATGTAGATTGGCCCTCCCGAATGTTTTTCATATAAAAAAAGAATTAGAGCAATTTCAGCCAGACCTTATTCACATCGCCACACCATTTAACATGGGGCTAACTGGTTTATTTTTAGGAAAAAAGTTAAACATTCCAATTGTGGGCTCCTATCATACTCATTTTGACCGCTACTTAAAATACTATGATTTGCAATTTCTTTCTAAATGGCTGTGGAGATATATGAATTGGTTTCATCGTTCTTTTCAAAAAACATTTGTACCTTCATTCGAAACAAAGGATGAAGTTGAACGAAATGGCTTTTCAAATGTACATATATGGAGCAGGGGTGTTGACTGTGAAAAGTTTAATCCTTCCTTCTCATGTCTTGGTGTTCGAGAAAAGTATGAGATAAAAGCTCCCTACATCGTTAGTTACGTTGGTCGATTAGCACCTGAAAAAGATATAGATGTATTAATGAATACTGCAGAGCAATTGCCGTTAGAGGTACAAAGTAAAATCCATTGGCTCATTGCCGGAGACGGTCCATTGTATGAAGAGTTACAGAAATCAAAACCGCCAAATATGACTTTCACAGGATATCTAAAGGGAGATGAGTTAGCTGAAATTTACTCAGTCTCGGATTTATTTGTTTTTCCATCAAGCACAGAAACCTTTGGGAATGTAGTTTTAGAAGCACATGCAAGTGGAACGGCAGTTGTTGGAGCAAGGGCAGGTGGTGTTCAGGAAATTATACAACACAACCAGACAGGATTGTTATGCGAACCAGGCAATGTCGAGGAATTTGCCGCGAATATAAGTAAGTTAATTATGAACCCCATTCGTATGAGAGAGATGGGACTAAACGCAAGGAATTATGCTAAAACACAGTCGTGGGATTCAATTTTCGCCAATTTGTTACTTAATTATGAGGAAGTTATTAACCCAAAACACGAGGCAACGAAGAGTAGAGTTGCTAATCTGTGA
- a CDS encoding DinB family protein, whose product MNKRHEILFTQLETYRSYVVGVAGTVTPEQAEIIPSGFKNNIRWNLGHIYLDQFLWITAVTKEKAPVPEQFNGWFGYGSSPENFTDKTPTFEELLELLKDQPNQIKELYGERLEEEFAPTEMGMHTVEQVLIRTIFHEGMHLQTILDLKKLL is encoded by the coding sequence ATGAACAAAAGACATGAAATACTATTCACTCAATTAGAAACATACCGGAGCTATGTAGTAGGGGTTGCAGGAACTGTTACTCCGGAGCAAGCAGAGATCATCCCAAGCGGTTTTAAAAACAATATTAGATGGAACCTTGGTCATATTTATCTAGATCAATTTTTATGGATTACAGCAGTTACAAAAGAGAAAGCACCTGTACCTGAACAGTTCAATGGGTGGTTTGGTTATGGATCTTCTCCGGAAAACTTTACAGACAAAACACCAACATTTGAAGAATTACTCGAGTTGTTAAAAGACCAGCCTAACCAAATAAAAGAATTATATGGAGAAAGACTCGAAGAAGAATTTGCCCCAACAGAAATGGGAATGCACACGGTAGAACAAGTACTAATTCGTACTATCTTCCATGAAGGAATGCATTTGCAGACAATTCTCGATTTGAAGAAACTATTGTAA
- a CDS encoding MFS transporter: protein MTADQRKKMIILMINMFIAIGSFGIIIPILPAYLVSINQGGTAAGLMIAIFAGAQFIFSPIAGKWADQYGRRKMIIYGLAGLTLSMFVFYAVDSIWLLYASRVIGGIGAALLIPAIFAYVADITTLDQRAKGNSWVSASMSLGIVVGPGIGGFLADFGLKFPFLISAIVSLVSVVFSMLVLKETERTQNAHAFAMPQANEPMIKKLAQSVKMPFFIPLVITLVMSFGLMAYESVLGLFVDNQFGATPQDIAFMVTSTGIVSVIVQLFVVDRIVRSYGEVKVLNMFIAVAAFGFFLSLFANSYAMFFVISLIIFLATSILRPVLNTLISKLAGDQQGFAMGMNNAYMSIGNVLGPTLAGMLYDIKITYPFVLGLVLLAITFSITLLWQKQTYKKNTHLKPEKV, encoded by the coding sequence ATGACAGCAGATCAACGAAAAAAGATGATCATTCTTATGATCAATATGTTTATTGCGATTGGTAGTTTCGGAATTATTATTCCAATTTTACCAGCATACTTAGTTTCGATTAACCAAGGTGGAACAGCGGCTGGCTTAATGATTGCCATTTTTGCTGGTGCACAATTCATCTTCTCACCTATAGCCGGTAAATGGGCCGATCAGTATGGTCGTAGAAAAATGATTATTTACGGATTAGCCGGATTAACCCTTTCCATGTTCGTATTTTACGCTGTTGATTCTATTTGGTTGTTGTATGCTTCACGTGTAATTGGCGGTATTGGAGCAGCTTTACTTATTCCTGCTATTTTTGCTTATGTTGCCGATATTACCACTTTGGACCAACGTGCGAAAGGCAATAGCTGGGTTTCAGCTTCTATGTCATTAGGAATTGTTGTGGGACCAGGAATCGGAGGCTTTCTAGCAGATTTCGGATTAAAGTTTCCTTTCTTAATCTCAGCAATCGTTTCACTTGTGTCTGTGGTATTCTCTATGTTGGTTTTAAAAGAAACAGAAAGAACACAAAACGCTCACGCCTTTGCTATGCCACAAGCAAATGAACCAATGATAAAAAAACTAGCTCAATCAGTAAAAATGCCATTTTTTATCCCTCTCGTTATCACTTTGGTTATGAGTTTCGGACTAATGGCTTATGAGTCAGTCTTAGGATTGTTTGTTGACAATCAATTTGGAGCTACTCCACAAGACATTGCCTTTATGGTTACATCTACTGGTATCGTTAGTGTAATCGTTCAACTATTTGTAGTTGACCGTATTGTTCGTTCTTATGGAGAAGTAAAGGTACTGAATATGTTTATTGCAGTTGCTGCTTTTGGCTTCTTCCTATCTCTGTTTGCTAATAGTTACGCAATGTTCTTTGTGATTTCTCTTATTATTTTCCTTGCAACATCTATTCTTCGTCCTGTATTGAACACCCTTATCTCTAAATTAGCAGGCGATCAACAAGGCTTTGCAATGGGAATGAACAATGCATATATGAGCATCGGAAACGTCTTAGGACCAACCCTTGCTGGAATGCTATATGATATAAAAATTACCTATCCTTTCGTCCTAGGATTGGTGCTTCTGGCCATTACATTCTCAATCACCCTTCTATGGCAGAAACAAACCTATAAAAAGAACACACATCTAAAACCTGAAAAAGTATAA
- a CDS encoding DUF4023 domain-containing protein yields the protein MESTSEYVERLRENKQKDEANRRRQGNGNPSKRLPQKNKK from the coding sequence ATGGAATCTACATCAGAATACGTTGAAAGACTACGTGAAAATAAGCAAAAAGACGAAGCAAACAGAAGACGTCAAGGAAATGGTAACCCAAGCAAACGCCTTCCACAAAAAAATAAAAAATAA